The genomic interval TCAGGTGGATGCAATGACTTCACCGAACAACAAGGCCCGGGCGTATTGGCTGGAAGCGGACTGGGTTATTCAGGATGAAGGGTATCTGCCGAGTCATTCGTCCATTACCGTCGGGGGTGTGGATTTTTCCGATGCGGTTGAGGCGCACTGGATTTTCGGTTCCCCGACGGACTGCAATACCATTGCCAAATTCTGGGATAAATTTGTAACCAATGTTCCGGATCCCAATCCTGAACCTGAATATCCGGCACGCGATTACGGAGCCGGCGGAGAAGAAACAGAGACGGACGGGGTCTGGATCGAAAATAACGGGATTGTTGTCATTGAACCGGAACATGGAGAACTGCATGAGGACTGGGTGGTTCAACCCAGCACGTATCTGGATGATCCGACGATGGCCGGAAGCATGGGCGACGGCTGGATTGAGTGGAACGGGGCTCAGAAATTCAGCACGACATTAGACGATGCGCTTGCGAACGGAATCTCCACCTTCCGCTTTGAAATCAAGACGGCCGGAGACTACACATTCCGGTGGCGTTCAAAACAGTATGATGATGTAGAGGCCGGTGATGCCGGTAATGACACGTATGTGAAATTTGAAACCGGCACACCGTTGCCGATGACGGCGAACGACGGCAGTACTCAGACGATAACCAAATTCACAAAGGTCTGGGTGCAGAGTCAGGCTTCCTGGTCCTGGAATACCAGCTTTGAACCTGTGCATGGTGTATTTGTAACGAATCCGAAAGTACATTATGACGCCGGGATTCATGAGATCAAAATTGCTGGCCGTTCCAAGGGACATGCCATCGATCGGCTCATTCTTTATCACAGCACGGCAAATGGTTCGACAGCTCAGAATGCCCCCGAATCTGAACGTATTTCGACAGAGTCCTACGTCTATGAGGCGGTAAATGATTTTCCGGAAATCAATGCCGGAGAGGTAAATTACTATAAGGATAACGGAAACAACGCTCTGGCTATTAATGCCGCAACGGTAAGCAACCGGGGTAAGTTTGCCCGGGCAGAAACCGTCTTCAGCGGTTCAACAGGAGTGTATGATGTCACGATCACGGCGCTCAGGGAACTCGATGGAGAATGTGTTTATCAGTTTCTTGTTAACGGGGTTGTGAGAGGGTCTGCAACAAACAGTCCCGCTACTGTTGATTATGAGGAGCAGGATCACACCTTCCGCAATATCACCATTCCGGAAGGAGCCACAATTGCTGTTCAGTCTAAAACAGATTCCAACGGTCTTGTTGCAGAGGACGACGGCTTTGCCTGGGCGCGGGGACGCTGGCGCACACTCAGCGTGGTCGAAAACAGTTCGGGCACGGGACTCTCCGTATCAGCAGGTCCGGATCAGACGCTGTATTTTCCGCCGGCATCCACCCTGATTCAAGGTTCGGCGTCTGATGACAGTGCGGTGGTATCCACAGAATGGACTCAAGTTTCCGGGCCGAATAGTGCGACGTTGTCTGGCACAAATACTGTAACACTGAGTGCTTTAAATCTGATTGAAGGGACCTATCTCTTCCGTCTGACCGTCATGGATGATGAAGGAAATATCGGAATTGATGAGGTTTCAGTTATTGTAGAGAACGAGCCGCCGATTATTCCGACGATTTCGCTTTTGAAGGAGGATTTTGAGGGAGCAGCCACCGGAAGCCAGTCGCTGGCGGGAACGGTGGTTGAAGCCGCTAATACATTGTCGGCTAAAGTGGTTGAAGCTCCGGCTGCCTTTACCGGTGCATCCGGAAATGTGATTCTTCTTTCAACCGGTGCAAATAGTTATTCCGCCATACGGTCGCCCGGTGCAATTGATCTGAGTTCGTATTATTTCCGGGATGGTGATCACTATTCTATTTCGTTTGATATCTATATTCCGATCAATCTGGCGGTATCTGTAGGCGGGGTAAATTTCCGCTGGAAAGATGCATCTAACACCGGTAACGGGCCGACGGTTTCTGACTTTGCCACGTTAAGTGCCGGGGTTCATCATATTGATTATACAGGTACCTTTCCGGTAAATACCGGCGGCAGCGACTTCAATCCCTCCAGTGTTCAACCCTTTATCTGGTTTCATCAGGATGGTGCTGAGCTTGCTGATTATGTCTACATGGACAACCTCGAATTTAAAATCTGGGCGCCGAATGTGGCTCCTGAATTTGCATCCGATCCGATCAATGGCGGTTCGGTGCAGCAGGGATATTCCTACGTTGGAGCACTCGCGGATCATGCATCCGATCCGAATGGCGATGCTCTGGTTTTTTCAAAAACCAGCGGCCCCGCATGGCTGGAGGTTGCAGTCGATGGAACGCTGAGCGGAACGCCGGCGGAATCGGATGTCGGTACAAACCGTTTTGATGTGGTTGTTGAAGATCCCTCCGGGGAAACAGATACGGCCGAGCTGACCATTGTTGTGCTTGATGGACCGCCGCCATTGGAACAGACCATGTTATGGGAAGAGGATTTCGATACCATTGCGGTAGGAACCACTTCCGGCAATAATCAGACGCTGGCCGGCACAGCGGTGCAGACCGCGAATACCTTAAGTGGTGAAGTGGTGGCTGCTCCTGCCGGATTCAGCACGGCCTCCGGGAATGTATTCGTGATAAGCACTGCGGATAATGCTTATTCCGCCATACGGCCATCCGCTAATCCGATAGACCTGTCTTCCTATAATATTCAGGCCGGAGATGAATATACGCTGTCCTTCGATATGTATATTCCTGCGGATCTGGCAGCGGCGGTCGGGGATGTTCAGTTCCGCTGGAACAATGTCAATGATACTGCGGATACAACATTTGCAACGTTGTCGGCCGGAGTTCACCATATTGAATACAGCGGAATATTTCCTGTTTCGGTTGGGATTCCAACGAGCTGCAGACCGTTCATCGGTTTTGATCAGAATGGTACGGCCGTATCGGAATATGTTTACTTTGATAATCTGAAGTTTGAAATCGGCCCTGCCGGCGGAAATTCCGCTGAAAAAACCGGATTTGAAAAATTCGCGGAAGACCACGGTCTTTCCGGCGGGGTACTGGATGACGATGATTCGGACGGTATTGTTAATCTTCACGAATATGCTTTTGGCGGAAATCCGTCGGATGCCGGAGATGCCGGTATTCTTCCGGTGTACGTAGTGGACAATCAGGCCGAAAGCAATGTGTTTAAATATGTCTATGTTCGCCTTACTGATCCGGACAGTGGAATTATTTACCGTCTGGAGGTGAGCGACAGTCTGAGTTCAACGAATTGGGCTGATACCGGATACACCGTTTCCGTGGGAACAGAAAGCAACGGATTTGAGTCGGTTACCAATAGCATTCCAATGGTTGGAACAAATCAGTTTATTCGTCTGCTGATTGAATCGGGGGATGAAGAGTAAGAGGGGTTATCAGATAAACCGCAGTTCAATGCGGTTGTTGTTGGGTGGCTTCTCCGGGATTCCGGAGAAGCCTTTTTATGTTCAGCATATCCCGGTGAATTTTACCGGTATAGGGCCGACTATCATTTGATAGGTTGTGGCAAAATCTCTTCCTCTATATTTTCCCCGTTTGGCTGGTATCGGGCGGATGCGTAAGTACGAGCCGGTTTGAATGCAACCATGTGATCAATAAGGGAATTATGAAAGCGAAACAGATTATATCTATTTCAGTTTGTGTGCTAATGAGTCTGGCTTCCTTCGGAAGGGTTTCCGGGCAGCAGAATGTGGATGGAAGTGCTTCGGCATATAGGGATGATGGAAACACCGGAAAAGTCGTGCCTCGGATCGAAGAGCGGGACGGTAAAAAGTTCTATTACTGGCCGATGTGGAATGAGAGCAAAAACGGGAAGCTGCAGGTGGAGAAACCGCATACCACCCATCCGGATGCGCAGTGGTGGCCGAAAGCGGGGCTGGGCCTTTTTATGCATTGGGGCATTGTCAGCGAGTTTGAGCCGAACGGTGAAGCCTGGTCCGGACGCTGGACGCCGGAGCGTGCAAAGAAAGGGACGTTTTATTCGCAGCAGAAAATCTGGGATGCCGCGAAGACCTTTAATCCGACGAAATATGATCCGGAGAAATGGATGTCTGCAGCTGCGAAAGCCGGTTTTAAATATGCGGTGCTGACAACGAAGCATCACGACGGTTATGCACTGTGGGATTCCGACTGGGCGCTTATGGGAGTGCGGCAGTATCTGAATGGGCGCGATCTGGTGGAACCTTTTGTGAAAGCCTGCCGGAATAATCATCTGAAGGTCGGTTTTTATTATTCCGGCATGGACTGGTACTTTATTCGTGATTACATGAACTTCAGTTTTGATCCGAATAAAAAGATGAACTTCAAGGGGGAGTTCGTGAACTCGCTTCCGAAACGGCCGAAAGCGCTGGCGGCGGCCTATCGGGAATATAATGCGGCCCAGGTTAAAGAGCTGATTTCCCGATTTAATCCGGATATCTGGTGGGGCGACGGCGGTCATGGGTTGCCGATGGAGGAGATTCGTAAGTTGCGTCCCGGTATTGTCTGTAACAATCGTGATCCGGGCGGTGGTGATCACGCCACCGCGGAAGGGTTCGGTATGGCTAAACCGGAATATATCAAACCGGTGCTGGCCAACGGCTGGTGGTGGGAAGTCAACAGCATCATCACGAAAGGTTCATGGCACTACGATAAACATAAAAGTGAAGAGGTCTACCCGTCGGATGTGGTTTTGATGGAACTGGCTAAAGCACGCTGCATGGGTGGCAACTTCCTTGCGAATATCGGTCCGCGTCCGGACGGGCAGTTTCAGGAGCAGGCCTACCGGCTGTTTGATGATATGGCGGAATGGATGGAAACCAACAGCAATTCTGTTTTCGGCATCAATGGCGGTGGACCCTGGCCGGAACAGTGCAACGTTCCGATCACCTGTCGCGACAATATCTGGTTTTTCCATGCACAGAAAAAAGACGCCACAAGGAGCAATCCGATTGTTTTCCGCGGGGC from Verrucomicrobia bacterium S94 carries:
- a CDS encoding glycoside hydrolase, whose translation is MSLASFGRVSGQQNVDGSASAYRDDGNTGKVVPRIEERDGKKFYYWPMWNESKNGKLQVEKPHTTHPDAQWWPKAGLGLFMHWGIVSEFEPNGEAWSGRWTPERAKKGTFYSQQKIWDAAKTFNPTKYDPEKWMSAAAKAGFKYAVLTTKHHDGYALWDSDWALMGVRQYLNGRDLVEPFVKACRNNHLKVGFYYSGMDWYFIRDYMNFSFDPNKKMNFKGEFVNSLPKRPKALAAAYREYNAAQVKELISRFNPDIWWGDGGHGLPMEEIRKLRPGIVCNNRDPGGGDHATAEGFGMAKPEYIKPVLANGWWWEVNSIITKGSWHYDKHKSEEVYPSDVVLMELAKARCMGGNFLANIGPRPDGQFQEQAYRLFDDMAEWMETNSNSVFGINGGGPWPEQCNVPITCRDNIWFFHAQKKDATRSNPIVFRGAAKPVSVSLMRTGNKLPFEYKNGVLKLTVPEKLKAGNVTDVIIVEFGKDFDTSPYLFTHWD